A region from the Pempheris klunzingeri isolate RE-2024b chromosome 17, fPemKlu1.hap1, whole genome shotgun sequence genome encodes:
- the mfsd11 gene encoding UNC93-like protein MFSD11, with the protein MSPEGKKLLNIIILGFGFMFMFTAFQTCGNIEQTVIKSFNSSEFHGSGYTSMAIIYGVFSASNLIAPSVVTVIGPQLSMFFSGLLYSGYIAMFIYPYTWSFYTASVLVGIAAAVLWTAQGNVLAINSTDSTSGRNSGIFWALLQFSLFFGNLYIYCAWHGHVHITDKDRRTVFISLTVISLVGCFLFFLIRKPDPEPCPSEESESEQQAESTESCSVAASLRPSLCSQALDAFFKACKMFVTKEMLLLSVSIGYTGLELTFYSGVYGTCIGAMTRFGHDAKSLIGLSGICIGIGEILGGGMFGMLNKWNRFGRNPVVLLGLITHFVAFYLIFLNIASDAPLAPEAGTELQAYITPSVGVALLCSFLLGLGDSCFNTQLLSIIIFVFRNNSAPAFAVFKFIQSIMAALAFFYSNYLLLHWQLLILVLVGFLGSVTFFMAEWMAESNRRESDYDSI; encoded by the exons ATGAGTCCAGAAGGAAAGAAGCTGTTGAACATCATTATCCTAGGCTTCGGctttatgttcatgttcactGCTTTTCAAACATGCGGCAATATAGAG CAAACCGTTATCAAGAGCTTCAACAGCAGTGAGTTCCATGGGAGCGGTTACACGAG CATGGCCATCATCTATGGAGTTTTCTCTGCATCCAACCTGATTGCCCCTTCAGTGGTGACTGTCATTGGACCCCAGCTATCAATGTTTTTTAGTGGGCTTTTGTACAG CGGCTACATTGCTATGTTCATTTACCCGTACACATGGAGCTTCTATACAGCGTCTGTGCTTGTTGGaatagcagcagcag tcttGTGGACGGCTCAGGGAAACGTGCTCGCCATCAACTCCACTGATAGCACCTCCGGAAGAAATAGCGGCATATTTTGGGCACTGCTGCAGTTCAG CTTATTCTTTGGGAATCTCTACATATACTGTGCCTGGCATGGACACGTTCACATAACAG ACAAGGACCGTCGGACGGTGTTCATCTCGCTCACGGTGATCAGTCTGGTCggctgcttcctcttcttcctgatCCGGAAGCCCGACCCCGAGCCCTGTCCCTCCGAGGAGTCCGAGTCAGAGCAGCAGGCTGAGTCCACGGAGAGCTGCTCCGTAGCTGC CTCACTCCGACCAAGCCTCTGCTCACAGGCTCTGGACGCTTTTT TTAAAGCGTGTAAAATGTTTGTCACCaaagagatgctgctgctgagcgtCTCCATAGGATACACAG GCCTGGAGCTCACTTTCTACAGCGGCGTTTATGGGACATGCATCGGCGCCATGACGCGCTTTGGCCACGATGCAAAGAGTCTGATCGGCCTCTCTGGCATTTGTATCGGCATCGGCGAGATCTTAG GAGGGGGCATGTTTGGGATGCTGAACAAGTGGAACCGGTTTGGGAGGAACCCAGTGGTGCTGCTGGGCCTCATCACTCACTTTGTCGCCTTCTACCTGATTTTCCTCAACATTGCCAGCGACGCCCCCCTGGCCCCGGAGGCAGGAACAGAGCTACAGGCCTACATCACCCCCAG TGTCGGCGTCGCGTTGCTCTGCAGCTTCTTGCTCGGTTTGGGCGACAGCTGCTTCAACACTCAGCTCCTCAGCATCATCATCTTTGTGTTCCGCAACAACAGCGCTCCCGCCTTCGCTGTCTTCAAGTTCATACAG TCCATCATGGCCGCGCTGGCCTTCTTCTACAGTAActacctgctgctgcactggcAGCTGCTCATCCTGGTCCTGGTGGGGTTTCTGGGCTCCGTCACCTTCTTCATGGCTGAGTGGATGGCCGAGTCCAACAGGCGAGAATCGGACTACGACAGCATCTGA
- the srsf2b gene encoding serine/arginine-rich splicing factor 2b isoform X1 yields MNYGRPPPDVDGMTSLKVDNLTYRTAPETLRRVFEKYGRVGDVYIPRDRYTKESRGFAFVRFHDKRDAEDAMDAMDGALLDGRELRVQMARYGRPPDSHYGGGRRGGQTSRHGGHGRRSRSSSPSPRHRRRSRSRSRSRSRSRSRSRYSRSRSRSYSRSKSHSPRNKKAKAKSKSHSRSRSRSRSRTLSSKRGSRSRSKSQPKSAAENGGDSP; encoded by the exons ATGAATTACGGTAGGCCTCCGCCAGACGTCGACGGCATGACTTCCCTCAAAGTGGACAACTTAACGTACCGAACAGCGCCCGAAACCCTCAGACGTGTGTTTGAGAAGTATGGCCGCGTAGGGGACGTCTACATTCCCCGAGACCGCTACACCAAAGAAAGTCGAGGTTTCGCGTTTGTGCGTTTCCACGACAAACGAGACGCCGAGGACGCCATGGACGCCATGGACGGCGCGCTTCTGGATGGACGGGAGTTGCGGGTCCAGATGGCCCGGTACGGCAGACCCCCCGACTCCCACTACGGTGGAGGGCGGCGAGGAGGGCAGACCAGTAGGCATGGCGGCCACGGACGCCGAAGCAGAAG CTCTTCCCCCAGCCCGAGACACAGGAGGCGCAGCAGGTCCCGAAGCAGGAGTCGCTCTCGTTCCCGGAGCCGATCCCGCTACAGCAGATCCAGGTCCCGGTCCTACTCCAGATCCAAGTCCCACTCTCCCAGGAACAAGAAAGCCAAGGCCAAGTCCAAGTCTCACTCCAGATCTAGATCCAGGTCCAGAAGCCGCACCTTGTCCTCCAAAAGAGGCTCCAGGTCGAGATCTAAAAGCCAGCCCAAGTCAGCCGCAGAAAATGGAGGCGACTCTCCATAG
- the srsf2b gene encoding serine/arginine-rich splicing factor 2b isoform X2: MNYGRPPPDVDGMTSLKVDNLTYRTAPETLRRVFEKYGRVGDVYIPRDRYTKESRGFAFVRFHDKRDAEDAMDAMDGALLDGRELRVQMARYGRPPDSHYGGGRRGGQTSRHGGHGRRSRSPRHRRRSRSRSRSRSRSRSRSRYSRSRSRSYSRSKSHSPRNKKAKAKSKSHSRSRSRSRSRTLSSKRGSRSRSKSQPKSAAENGGDSP; encoded by the exons ATGAATTACGGTAGGCCTCCGCCAGACGTCGACGGCATGACTTCCCTCAAAGTGGACAACTTAACGTACCGAACAGCGCCCGAAACCCTCAGACGTGTGTTTGAGAAGTATGGCCGCGTAGGGGACGTCTACATTCCCCGAGACCGCTACACCAAAGAAAGTCGAGGTTTCGCGTTTGTGCGTTTCCACGACAAACGAGACGCCGAGGACGCCATGGACGCCATGGACGGCGCGCTTCTGGATGGACGGGAGTTGCGGGTCCAGATGGCCCGGTACGGCAGACCCCCCGACTCCCACTACGGTGGAGGGCGGCGAGGAGGGCAGACCAGTAGGCATGGCGGCCACGGACGCCGAAGCAGAAG CCCGAGACACAGGAGGCGCAGCAGGTCCCGAAGCAGGAGTCGCTCTCGTTCCCGGAGCCGATCCCGCTACAGCAGATCCAGGTCCCGGTCCTACTCCAGATCCAAGTCCCACTCTCCCAGGAACAAGAAAGCCAAGGCCAAGTCCAAGTCTCACTCCAGATCTAGATCCAGGTCCAGAAGCCGCACCTTGTCCTCCAAAAGAGGCTCCAGGTCGAGATCTAAAAGCCAGCCCAAGTCAGCCGCAGAAAATGGAGGCGACTCTCCATAG
- the eif1 gene encoding eukaryotic translation initiation factor 1, translated as MSGIQNLQTFDPFADATKGDDRLPAGTEDYIHIRIQQRNGRKTLTTVQGISADYDKKKLVKAFKKKFACNGTVIEHPEYGEVIQLQGDQRKNICQFLIEIGLAKEEQLKVHGF; from the exons ATGTCCGGTATCCAGAACCTCCAAACTTTTG ACCCCTTTGCTGATGCAACTAAGGGTGATGACCGCCTCCCAGCCGGGACAGAGGACTACATCCACATAAGAATCCAACAGCGGAACGGCAGGAAGACCCTCACCACTGTCCAGGGCATCTCTGCCGACTATGACAAGAAGAAGCTAGTCAAGGCCTTCAAGAAG AAGTTTGCGTGCAATGGGACAGTGATTGAGCACCCAGAGTATGGTGAAGTGATCCAGCTTCAGGGAGACCAGCGCAAGAATATCTGCCAGTTCCTCATTGAG ATTGGCCTAGCCAAGGAGGAGCAGCTCAAAGTCCACGGCTTCTAG
- the LOC139217377 gene encoding keratin-associated protein 5-5-like, with product MSSEKETTQVLPIWGLAIPLPAVLMITLSLYMIVLGIGLWIRSCLKGRCSSECGDCCPNISVCEQCFRLAEMCDSHLQNLSFCRPHSCPAPACVKWDCACTCQPPECDSCNCLCFEIRIK from the exons ATGTCTTCTGAGAAAGAGACAACGCAA GTGTTGCCCATATGGGGGCTTGCCATCCCCCTCCCCGCGGTGCTGATGATAACTCTGAGCCTGTACATGATCGTCCTGGGGATTGGGCTGTGGATCCGATCCTGCCTCAag GGCCGTTGTTCCTCTGAGTGTGGTGACTGCTGTCCAAACATCTCAGTATGTGAGCAGTGCTTCAGACTGGCCGAAATGTGTGACAGTCACCTGCAAAACCTCAGCTTTTGTCGGCCTCATTCGTGTCCTGCTCCAGCT tgtgtcaAATGGGACTGTGCCTGCACCTGTCAGCCTCCTGAGTGTGACTCCTGCAACTGTCTCTGCTTCGAGATCAGGATCAagtag